A single window of Salvia splendens isolate huo1 chromosome 6, SspV2, whole genome shotgun sequence DNA harbors:
- the LOC121808651 gene encoding eukaryotic translation initiation factor 4G-like isoform X3, which translates to MHGYFYSLMQGVPEAPTSKIPSNLNPTEASLKTTRPVPKSPSSNVSLAAAPSNVSSDSKAPETPTSGDASKSYPMQFGSISTVITNVMQIPARTSSAPPNLDEQKKDQERYDSSRKAPALPTPSISKQHFHKKDAGIHDRPNSGEAHLASRPKRDAQVSAAQPGIQTQRPAVHLIPNMPMQFPFHQQQIVQFGGQNPQIQSQALSGPMPIPMSLPLGNPSVQHSMFVQGIQPHLMQPQAMMHQGQGLNFPPQIGPQLPHQLGNMGMSLVPQFPQQAPVKYNGSRKTVKITHPETHEELRLDSSPAPRLHPSAQSQSQPISSFPPNMPMNFYPSSYNAAPHFYPPASSVPLGSTHVPPNSQPPRLHNQVTVKSPIISHAEKDPLPPSGSLSVGKAEASKPSRLKAEPPVSSLSSSSQPKAGLGVSHVSVTSSSPVTVERDVPYSASGSTSMDVSVSASTRSSDGSRVGASHPDSFNDMPKRPGSRGQQEQDLSLYTSLLTLPSQLPDVATTEAKHIPSESAKDPLLTAVATSSEASSMTGEGAIEENTGNTNKGLGMLVLDSTQSEPEAIGGFEQAEAISAESSVENSMKSLTLKSPEMIGKLKENPNKEVASINSGSSEHTREKSEQLSRFCSNDVEREGTLAVAAGISSGEKLESSVPVTALNKNEIMGCSTGVLVSPSPFSVKEKGSDANVAKGAAPKGKKKKKELYRKAEAASTSSDLYMAYKGPEEKKETITNVKSSEKPSSVSEDKTSIGVSQENVAASEKPALNKVEPDDWEDAAEISSPQLGTSRNENEDNDDGDGSTTKKYSRDFLLKFLELWTDLPEGFEITSDIADSLIVSSINLPRESYPSPGRSVDRHIGGSRPDRRGSGLGDEDKWNKFPGPPMVGRGDMWNDVGYMNNAVGFRPGQGGNNGVLRNPRAQTPQYAGGILSGPMQSLGPQGNLQRNNVDSDRWQRGAGFTKDLMPYPQTPMQVMHKAENKYEVGKVSDEEEAKQRQLKGILNKLTPQNFEKLFQQVKQVNIDNVITLSGVISQIFDKALMEPTFCEMYANFCFHLAAELPDLSVDNEKITFKRLLLNKCQEEFERGEREEEEANKAEEEGEVKQTAEEREEKRLRARRRMLGNIRLIGELYKKRMLTERIMHECINKLLGQYQNPDEENIEALCKLMSTIGGMIDHPKAKEHMDAYYNFMAQLSNNMKLSSRVRFMLKDAIDLRKNKWQQRRKVEGPKKIEEVHRDAAQERAQVGRLGRTPSMGNSSRRGPPMDFGARSPGMLSSPNYHISGFRGAPPQLRGYGSQDVRTDERHSSVPLPQRPLGDDFITLGPQGGLARGMAFTGQPLAANVPSAEMQSPGDGRGMGHGQNGFSSIPERAAYGQRQDLMPRHMQERFAAPPTFDQSHPQEQNNTYGSRDAWNDLASDGSLPTYPSPSPQGGHLSIMNDVSSDKVWPEEKLHDKSVAAIKEFYSARDEKEVALCIKDLNAPSFYPTMISQWVTDSFERKDMERDLLTNLLINLSKLQDRVINEDQLIKGFESVLAVLEDAVNDAPRAGEFLGRIFGKIILENVISLSDIGRLIYEGGEEQGQLVESGVAANVLASIFDTIKSEKGDSVLDEVRSSSNLRVEDFRPPGSNKAFRIDKYI; encoded by the exons ATGCATGGCTACTTTTATTCCCTCATGCAAG GAGTACCTGAAGCGCCTACTAGCAAAATCCCTTCCAATCTCAATCCGACAGAAGCCTCTCTAAAGACTACTCGACCTGTTCCTAAATCTCCATCCAGTAATGTTTCGTTGGCAGCTGCACCGTCCAATGTTTCATCTGACTCCAAGGCCCCAGAAACACCTA CTTCAGGAGATGCATCTAAGTCATATCCCATGCAGTTTGGGTCCATAAGTACTGTTATTACGAATGTAATGCAG ATACCCGCTCGAACAAGCTCTGCACCACCAAATTTGGATGAGCAGAAAAAAGATCAG GAACGTTATGATTCTTCAAGGAAAGCTCCTGCTTTGCCAACTCCATCAATCTCCAAGCAGCATTTTCACAAAAAGGATGCAGGAATCCATGACCGACCTAATTCTGGCGAAGCTCATTTAGCATCTAGACCCAAAAGGGATGCCCAAGTTTCAGCTGCACAACCTGGGATTCAAACTCAGAGGCCTGCAGTACATCTTATCCCTAATATGCCCATGCAATTTCCATTCCACCAACAACAGATAGTTCAATTTGGTGGTCAGAATCCACAAATTCAGTCTCAAGCCTTGTCAGGGCCGATGCCAATTCCAATGTCCCTACCTCTAGGAAATCCATCAGTCCAACATTCAATGTTTGTTCAAGGTATCCAGCCACATCTGATGCAGCCTCAAGCAATGATGCATCAGGGACAGGGATTAAATTTTCCCCCACAAATTGGTCCTCAGCTACCTCATCAATTGGGTAACATGGGGATGAGCTTGGTCCCACAGTTTCCTCAGCAAGCACCTGTAAAATACAATGGTTCTCGCAAAACTGTGAAGATTACTCATCCAGAAACTCATGAAGAATTGAGGCTTGATAGTTCACCAGCTCCAAGGTTACATCCTAGTGCGCAATCTCAGTCACAGCCTATTTCTTCATTTCCTCCTAATATGCCGATGAATTTTTATCCCAGTTCTTACAATGCCGCTCCCCACTTTTACCCTCCTGCAAGTTCTGTTCCACTTGGTAGCACTCATGTTCCTCCCAATTCTCAACCTCCAAGGCTCCATAACCAG GTGACTGTGAAATCACCTATTATCTCGCATGCAGAGAAAGATCCTCTGCCACCCTCAGGTTCTCTTTCTGTTGGGAAAGCAGAGGCTTCAAAGCCTTCAAGGTTAAAGGCCGAACCTCCAGTTTCTTCTTTGAGCTCTAGTTCACAGCCAAAGGCTGGTTTGGGAGTATCGCATGTGTCAGTTACCTCATCAAGTCCTGTGACAGTGGAGAGGGATGTACCTTATTCTGCTTCTGGTTCAACTTCCATGGATGTTTCTGTATCAGCATCAACTAGATCTTCTGATGGTTCTAGAGTAGGAGCATCACATCCTGACTCCTTCAATGATATGCCTAAAAGACCAGGCAGTAGAGGCCAGCAGGAGCAG GATCTCAGCCTATATACTTCTCTCTTAACTTTGCCTTCACAACTGCCTGATGTTGCAACAACGGAAGCAAAACATATACCATCTGAAAGTGCCAAGGATCCATTATTAACAGCTGTAGCTACTTCTTCCGAGGCTTCTAGCATGACAGGTGAGGGTGCTATAGAAGAAAACACTGGAAATACAAATAAAGGTTTAGGAATGCTAGTTCTAGATAGCACACAATCAGAGCCTGAAGCTATTGGGGGATTTGAGCAAGCAGAAGCAATATCAGCTGAAAGTAGTGTGGAAAACTCCATGAAGTCTCTTACTTTGAAATCTCCCGAAATGATTGGTAAACTTAAGGAAAACCCTAATAAGGAAGTAGCATCCATCAATAGTGGCTCATCAGAACATACACGCGAAAAGTCAGAACAGTTATCAAGGTTTTGTTCCAATGATGTTGAGAGGGAAGGTACTTTAGCAGTGGCGGCTGGCATATCTAGTGGAGAAAAACTTGAGAGTTCTGTGCCAGTAACtgcattaaataaaaatgaaattatgggCTGTAGTACAGGTGTCTTAGTTTCTCCATCTCCATTCAGTGTCAAAGAAAAAGGTTCAGATGCAAATGTTGCAAAAGGTGCTGCTCCCAAGggtaagaagaagaaaaaagagctTTATAGAAAAGCAGAAGCTGCTAGTACAAGTTCTGATCTTTATATGGCATACAAGGGTCCTGAAGAGAAAAAGGAGACTATAACTAATGTAAAGTCCTCAGAGAAGCCTTCAAGTGTTAGCGAGGACAAAACATCTATTGGTGTATCTCAGGAGAATGTTGCGGCAAGTGAAAAACCTGCTTTAAATAAAGTTGAGCCAGATGATTGGGAAGATGCTGCTGAGATTTCTTCTCCACAGTTAGGAACTtcaagaaatgaaaatgaagatAATGACGATGGTGATGGATCGACAACTAAAAAGTACTCCAGGGACTTTCTCCTCAAGTTTTTGGAGCTATGGACTGATCTTCCAGAAGGTTTTGAGATTACATCAGACATTGCAGATAGTCTGATTGTTTCTAGCATCAATCTTCCACGTGAATCGTACCCTAGTCCTGGACGCAGTGTTGACAGGCATATTGGAGGCTCCAGACCAGATCGTCGGGGAAGTGGCTTGGGAGACGAGGACAAGTGGAATAAATTCCCTGGGCCTCCTATGGTAGGAAGAGGGGATATGTGGAATGATGTTGGTTATATGAATAATGCTGTTGGGTTTCGACCTGGTCAAGGAGGTAATAATGGTGTTCTAAGGAATCCTCGGGCACAGACACCTCAATATGCTGGGGGCATCCTCTCCGGACCGATGCAGTCCCTTGGTCCTCAGGGTAACCTACAAAGAAATAATGTTGATTCTGATAGGTGGCAGCGTGGAGCTGGGTTTACGAAAGATTTGATGCCTTATCCTCAAACACCTATGCAGGTGATGCACAAAGCTGAAAATAAGTATGAGGTAGGTAAGGTTTCTGATGAGGAAGAAGCCAAGCAGAGGCAATTGAAGGGCATCTTAAACAAACTTACCCCTCAAAACTTTGAAAAGCTGTTTCAACAAGTTAAGCAAGTGAACATTGACAATGTTATCACACTGTCTGGAGTGATCTCACAGATTTTTGATAAGGCTTTGATGGAGCCCACCTTCTGTGAGATGTACGCCAACTTCTGCTTTCACCTTGCTGCAGAACTACCCGATCTTAGTGTGGACAATGAAAAAATTACCTTTAAGAGATTACTCCTGAACAAATGCCAGGAGGAATTTGAAAggggagaaagagaggaagaagaggcaAATAAAGCTGAAGAAGAAGGTGAAGTTAAACAGACAGcagaagagagagaggagaaaagACTCCGTGCTCGAAGACGTATGCTAGGTAACATTAGACTCATTGGAGAACTTTACAAGAAGAGAATGTTGACTGAGAGGATAATGCATGAGTGCATAAATAAGTTGCTGGGTCAATATCAGAATCCCGACGAGGAGAACATCGAGGCTTTGTGCAAATTGATGAGTACAATTGGAGGGATGATTGATCACCCAAAAGCGAAAGAACATATGGATGCCTATTACAACTTCATGGCACAGTTATCCAATAATATGAAGCTTTCATCGAGGGTCAGATTTATGCTTAAAGATGCTATTGATCTAAGGAAGAATAAGTGGCAGCAAAGAAGAAAAGTTGAAGGTCCGAAAAAGATTGAGGAGGTACATAGAGATGCTGCTCAGGAGCGTGCACAAGTTGGTAGATTGGGTCGCACTCCTAGCATGGGTAATTCTTCTAGAAGGGGTCCTCCTATGGATTTTGGTGCAAGGTCTCCTGGTATGTTATCCTCGCCAAATTACCATATTAGTGGTTTCCGCGGTGCCCCACCACAGCTACGAGGTTATGGTTCCCAGGATGTGAGGACAGATGAGAGACATTCGTCCGTTCCTTTGCCCCAAAGACCACTCGGTGATGATTTCATTACTCTTGGGCCCCAAGGTGGGCTTGCAAGAGGAATGGCTTTCACAGGGCAGCCATTGGCAGCCAATGTTCCATCCGCTGAGATGCAAAGTCCTGGAGATGGACGGGGGATGGGACATGGCCAGAATGGCTTTAGTTCTATCCCGGAAAGAGCAGCTTATGGCCAAAGACAGGATCTAATGCCAAGGCATATGCAAGAAAGGTTTGCTGCGCCCCCAACTTTTGATCAATCTCATCCTCAGGAGCAAAATAATACCTATGGGAGTAGAGATGCTTGGAATGATCTTGCTTCTGATGGATCTCTACCTACTtatccttctccttctcctcaaGGTGGCCATCTTAGTATTATGAATGATGTGTCTTCAGATAAGGTGTGGCCAGAAGAGAAATTGCACGACAAGTCAGTTGCTGCAATCAAAGAATTCTACAG TGCAAGGGATGAAAAGGAAGTTGCTTTGTGCATCAAGGATTTGAATGCTCCCAGTTTTTATCCAACTATGATCTCCCAATGGGTTACTGACTCTTTTGAGAGGAAAGACATGGAAAGGGACCTACTAACGAACCTTCTAATAAACCTCTCGAAACTTCAAGATAGGGTGATAAATGAAGATCAACTCATCAAAGG GTTCGAATCCGTACTTGCAGTCCTAGAGGATGCAGTGAACGACGCCCCCAGAGCAGGAGAGTTCCTTGGTCGAATATTCGGCAAAATCATACTTGAGAATGTAATATCACTTTCTGATATCGGTCGGTTGATATATGAAGGTGGAGAAGAGCAAGGGCAGCTTGTAGAATCAGGGGTTGCAGCCAATGTCCTTGCAAGTATCTTCGAcacaatcaaatcagaaaaagGTGACTCCGTACTAGATGAGGTGCGTTCGAGCTCTAATCTGCGGGTGGAGGACTTCAGGCCTCCTGGCTCTAACAAAGCATTTAGAATAGACAAGTACATTTAG